The following are encoded in a window of Ruminiclostridium herbifermentans genomic DNA:
- a CDS encoding transketolase, translating to MEKLELQKMANEIRKGIVTAVYNAKSGHPGGSLSAADIFTYLYFKEMNIDPKNPKKEDRDRFVLSKGHVAPGLYSTLANRGFFPVEDLKTLRHVGSYLQGHPDMKHIPGVDMSSGSLGQGLSVAVGMALSAKMDNKSYRVYALTGDGELQEGQIWEAAMFAGHRKLDNLVVIVDNNNLQIDGCISDVCSPYPIDKKFEAFNFHVINADANDFDSLEAAFKEARETKGMPSVIIAKSIKGKGVSFMQNKASWHGKAPNDEEYEIAMKELEKAGEELCQK from the coding sequence ATGGAAAAATTAGAATTGCAAAAAATGGCAAATGAAATCCGAAAAGGAATTGTAACAGCAGTGTATAATGCAAAGAGCGGACATCCCGGTGGTTCTTTGTCAGCAGCAGATATTTTTACATATCTATATTTTAAAGAAATGAATATTGACCCCAAGAATCCTAAAAAAGAAGATAGAGATCGCTTTGTTTTATCAAAAGGTCACGTGGCTCCAGGGCTTTATTCCACATTAGCAAATAGGGGATTTTTCCCAGTAGAGGATCTTAAAACTTTACGTCATGTTGGTTCTTATCTTCAAGGACATCCTGACATGAAGCACATTCCGGGAGTAGACATGTCAAGTGGTTCATTGGGACAAGGCCTTTCAGTAGCAGTTGGAATGGCGCTTTCTGCAAAAATGGATAACAAGAGTTACCGTGTATATGCCCTCACAGGAGACGGAGAACTTCAGGAAGGCCAGATTTGGGAAGCTGCAATGTTTGCTGGACACAGAAAGCTAGACAACTTAGTAGTAATTGTTGATAATAACAATTTACAAATAGATGGCTGCATTAGTGATGTTTGTTCACCATATCCTATTGATAAGAAATTTGAAGCCTTTAATTTTCATGTAATTAATGCAGATGCAAATGATTTTGATTCCTTAGAAGCAGCTTTTAAAGAGGCTAGAGAGACAAAAGGCATGCCATCAGTTATTATTGCAAAAAGTATTAAAGGAAAAGGTGTTTCATTTATGCAAAACAAGGCTAGCTGGCATGGTAAGGCTCCAAATGATGAGGAATATGAAATTGCAATGAAAGAATTGGAGAAAGCAGGTGAAGAACTATGCCAGAAATAA
- a CDS encoding condensation domain-containing protein: MNDLFKYNIDFYNKTVDSIANYYKYCGKMFENFMSAYNFPNRATETKGTFPANGHDIYNYVARYNTSNLQIQAILKLDGKVDLYKLKQAVKLSIETEPVFKCRFIEDTKPYWKPLDNIGIIKFLSLEETNDIDQSISNFIQSTFDIDNDPMLNIKLMRCEDYDVIGLKINHACCDGLGTLEYIQLLSDIYNKIEHDNGAYIPVPRIAGRKDQDRLFSELGITNQDSLFLPGSDISIPMWSFPWESCSSNIARMSILRFPHGYIDVINKCSKSKGVTVNDFILTAYYRAMLKMGQPIYGLPMEIPITVDLRRYLPNHKTQAIRNFSGSVSTKLTMTMNEPFNETLQRVSDVMKEIKQGYPGLQSALGLERIEKLKYQETLAYYQAWQETKNSQKYCPIYCGDKCVPTLSNLGCISKSLIKFGSRSVIDCYLLPPAIRAPGLLLMACTYNSVLTLAAGYYKGTVSKENIDMLLNKIKDELIDGCEY, from the coding sequence ATGAATGATCTGTTCAAATACAATATAGATTTTTATAACAAAACCGTTGATAGCATAGCTAATTATTATAAATATTGTGGTAAAATGTTTGAAAATTTTATGTCTGCTTACAATTTCCCTAATAGGGCAACAGAAACTAAAGGCACTTTTCCTGCTAATGGTCATGACATTTATAATTATGTAGCACGTTACAACACCTCTAATCTCCAAATTCAAGCAATTTTAAAATTAGACGGAAAAGTAGATTTGTATAAATTAAAGCAGGCAGTAAAATTATCAATAGAGACAGAACCTGTTTTTAAATGCCGATTTATAGAAGATACTAAACCCTATTGGAAGCCTTTAGATAATATCGGAATAATCAAGTTCCTTTCACTTGAGGAAACTAACGATATAGACCAATCCATATCAAATTTTATTCAAAGTACTTTTGACATAGATAATGATCCTATGTTGAATATTAAACTAATGCGCTGCGAGGACTATGATGTTATTGGTTTAAAAATAAATCATGCTTGCTGTGACGGTTTAGGCACTTTGGAGTATATTCAATTGCTTTCTGACATATACAATAAAATCGAGCATGATAATGGAGCTTATATACCTGTGCCCAGAATCGCAGGCAGAAAGGATCAAGATAGATTGTTCTCAGAACTAGGAATTACAAATCAAGATTCATTATTTTTACCAGGGTCTGACATATCCATACCTATGTGGTCATTTCCCTGGGAATCGTGCAGTTCAAACATAGCACGTATGTCTATTCTCAGATTTCCACATGGCTATATTGATGTAATAAATAAATGTTCCAAAAGCAAAGGGGTAACAGTTAATGATTTCATTCTAACTGCATACTATAGGGCTATGCTTAAAATGGGCCAACCAATTTATGGACTTCCTATGGAAATCCCAATTACAGTTGACTTACGCCGTTACCTGCCTAACCACAAAACGCAGGCAATAAGGAATTTTTCTGGTTCAGTAAGTACCAAACTCACAATGACGATGAACGAGCCATTCAATGAAACCTTACAGAGAGTTTCTGATGTGATGAAGGAAATTAAGCAAGGATATCCTGGACTCCAAAGTGCTCTTGGTCTTGAACGTATAGAAAAGCTGAAATATCAAGAAACACTTGCTTATTATCAAGCTTGGCAGGAAACTAAGAATTCGCAAAAATATTGTCCTATTTATTGTGGTGATAAATGCGTTCCTACCCTATCTAATTTAGGCTGTATCTCAAAATCACTAATTAAGTTTGGCAGTCGGTCTGTAATAGATTGCTATCTTCTGCCTCCAGCTATCCGTGCACCAGGCCTTTTATTGATGGCATGCACCTATAATTCTGTTTTAACACTTGCTGCAGGATATTATAAAGGTACAGTCAGCAAAGAAAATATTGATATGCTGCTTAATAAAATTAAGGATGAACTTATTGATGGATGTGAATATTAA
- a CDS encoding condensation domain-containing protein encodes MENKTQSNNTKTEFPKFQEAISNYFENIKEMYKNYIKFYIPAYNCTINNPETIPANGYDIYNYLAKYGMASFQIQIIMKLDGKLNFERLERAVRLSFDVEPVFGCRFVNSNPPHWKPFEDIDNIKFCTLKETDNPEESIQKFLESPMDMDKDPMIMIELIRSENYDTLGLKINHVCCDGVGAKEYIKLLSNIYTRITNEEDDFVSKPSMRDRKDHNNLLSTLSKFNPMDSYTLLQQIPLTTWKFPWNNIKIGDTGFITCSLPHGFLDILNTYAKAKGATINDLLLTAIYRAMFDISKPPFGIPMDVAITTDLRRYLPDKKAQAIRNFSSGITLKISRKANELFEETLSRVMEATKNFKNRHPSLLNAIRVEYLEKMNFHQICAYFNALSQIMDLIAQNPFFVLNRCSPVLSNIGYVSKSLIKFGENTVNDLYCFPPAIRAPGILIVASTYNEIISLSIGYYKPSVQRTNIEKLLNKIRDELIQSCSY; translated from the coding sequence ATGGAAAACAAAACGCAAAGCAATAACACTAAAACTGAATTTCCAAAGTTTCAAGAAGCCATATCTAATTATTTTGAGAACATTAAAGAGATGTATAAGAACTATATCAAATTTTATATACCAGCATACAATTGTACAATTAATAATCCAGAAACTATACCAGCCAATGGGTATGATATATATAATTATCTCGCTAAGTATGGTATGGCAAGCTTTCAGATTCAAATAATTATGAAGCTCGATGGTAAATTAAATTTTGAAAGGCTTGAAAGAGCTGTAAGATTATCATTTGATGTGGAGCCGGTTTTTGGATGTAGATTTGTTAATAGTAATCCGCCTCATTGGAAGCCGTTCGAGGATATTGATAATATTAAGTTTTGTACACTGAAGGAGACAGATAATCCTGAAGAGAGCATTCAGAAATTTTTAGAAAGCCCAATGGATATGGATAAAGACCCAATGATTATGATAGAACTAATTCGTTCTGAAAATTATGATACTTTAGGCTTGAAAATTAACCATGTGTGCTGTGATGGAGTTGGTGCAAAGGAATATATTAAACTACTTTCAAATATTTATACCCGCATAACCAATGAGGAGGATGATTTTGTTTCTAAACCAAGTATGAGGGACAGAAAAGATCACAACAATTTATTAAGCACACTTAGTAAATTTAATCCTATGGATTCATATACCCTCCTGCAACAAATACCTTTAACTACATGGAAATTTCCGTGGAACAATATCAAAATAGGGGATACAGGTTTTATTACATGTAGCCTTCCTCATGGCTTTTTGGACATATTAAATACTTATGCTAAAGCAAAAGGTGCAACAATTAATGACTTGCTGCTTACAGCAATTTATAGGGCGATGTTTGATATATCAAAGCCTCCATTTGGTATACCAATGGATGTTGCTATTACGACTGATTTACGCAGGTATCTCCCTGATAAAAAAGCACAAGCAATAAGGAATTTTTCAAGTGGAATTACATTAAAAATAAGCAGAAAAGCTAATGAATTATTTGAAGAAACATTATCTAGAGTTATGGAAGCTACAAAAAATTTTAAAAATAGACATCCTAGCTTATTAAATGCAATAAGAGTAGAGTATCTTGAAAAAATGAATTTTCACCAAATATGTGCTTATTTTAATGCGTTATCTCAAATTATGGACTTGATTGCACAGAATCCTTTTTTTGTATTAAATAGGTGTTCACCAGTATTATCGAATATTGGTTATGTGTCAAAGTCTTTAATTAAATTCGGAGAAAACACTGTAAACGATTTGTATTGTTTTCCTCCAGCTATACGCGCACCTGGAATATTAATTGTGGCTAGCACCTATAATGAAATAATTTCTTTGTCAATAGGTTATTATAAGCCCTCAGTTCAAAGAACTAATATTGAGAAACTCCTAAATAAAATTAGGGATGAATTGATTCAAAGTTGCAGTTATTGA
- a CDS encoding VOC family protein produces the protein MAINVYLNFRGNCREAVDFYSEVFGVEKQKIMTFGDAPSNPEMPGSEDTKNLVMHTFLDIKGSKIMFSDVPQGMPFTLGNNINLIISSKNTDEIKEIFNKLKIGGTVQMELQETFWSKCYGFLIDKFGIGWQFSYEG, from the coding sequence ATGGCTATAAATGTATATCTCAACTTTAGAGGAAATTGCCGCGAAGCTGTAGACTTCTATTCAGAAGTGTTCGGAGTAGAAAAACAAAAAATTATGACTTTTGGTGATGCTCCATCTAATCCAGAAATGCCGGGCTCTGAAGATACCAAAAATCTTGTTATGCACACCTTCCTCGATATTAAAGGAAGTAAAATCATGTTTTCCGATGTTCCGCAGGGTATGCCCTTTACTTTAGGAAACAACATTAACCTAATTATAAGCAGTAAGAATACTGATGAAATCAAAGAAATATTCAATAAGCTAAAAATAGGTGGAACGGTACAAATGGAACTTCAGGAAACCTTCTGGAGTAAATGTTATGGTTTCTTGATAGATAAATTCGGAATAGGATGGCAGTTCAGCTACGAGGGCTGA
- a CDS encoding condensation domain-containing protein — MGNKLYHNTKAESSKSPQFLSNYYEAIKKMFSRHNGLSESRCSSNNGSVPPRIFNCLLCQRAVVEDSIKELNDDCKNKYERSIPNAIPVNAYDKCNYVAKYDLASSQIQAIMKLDGRLDFNNLVKAVRISVDVEPVFGCHIIESKQLYWKRYEDIDNIEFCTIEETNNTDEAIQSFSESPMDMMKDPMVIVKLIRSDASDILGIKINHVCCDGAGAKEYIRLLSDIYSSIDSGDNSFSSDIRVSSMEDHKRLLDALSKCNPNTNWNPLSQIPLTTWRFPWRNLQTGDLGFSICKLPYGSLDTFNTYAKSKGASINDLILTAVYRAMFEIAKPPYGIPMDVPITIDLRKYLPDNKAEAIRNFSSGVTLKIDRRPNESFESTLSRVMIQTKDIKNRHPSYMTVKCLEIIEKIDFDPISSAFKALSQIINLATKNPYVNFNRCAITLSNVGFISRELLKFGQNTVTDAYILPPTVRAPGILLVASTYNGIISLAVGYYKPSVKKSDMDGLLNKIRDELIEGCSPIQ, encoded by the coding sequence ATGGGTAATAAATTGTATCATAACACAAAAGCTGAATCCTCAAAGTCCCCACAGTTTTTATCCAATTATTATGAGGCTATAAAAAAGATGTTTTCTAGACATAATGGCTTAAGTGAGTCTAGATGCAGTAGTAATAATGGCAGTGTGCCTCCACGAATATTTAATTGTTTATTGTGCCAAAGGGCAGTCGTGGAGGATAGCATAAAAGAACTAAATGATGATTGTAAAAATAAATATGAGAGAAGTATACCTAATGCTATACCAGTTAATGCATATGATAAATGCAATTATGTCGCCAAATATGATTTGGCAAGCTCCCAAATTCAAGCCATAATGAAGCTAGATGGCAGATTAGATTTTAATAATTTGGTAAAAGCGGTAAGGATATCGGTTGATGTAGAGCCAGTTTTTGGGTGCCATATTATTGAAAGCAAACAGCTATATTGGAAACGGTATGAAGATATTGATAACATTGAATTTTGCACTATAGAAGAGACAAATAATACTGATGAAGCTATTCAGAGTTTCTCAGAAAGTCCTATGGACATGATGAAGGACCCAATGGTTATTGTAAAACTTATACGTTCTGATGCAAGTGATATTCTAGGGATAAAAATAAATCACGTTTGCTGTGATGGAGCTGGGGCCAAAGAGTATATTCGGCTTTTGTCAGACATTTATTCTAGTATTGATAGTGGTGACAATAGCTTTTCTTCCGATATACGAGTAAGCAGTATGGAGGACCATAAAAGATTATTAGATGCACTTAGTAAATGTAATCCAAATACAAATTGGAACCCGCTTTCACAAATACCATTAACTACATGGAGGTTTCCATGGAGGAATCTACAAACAGGTGATTTAGGGTTTTCAATATGCAAACTTCCTTATGGTTCCCTAGATACTTTTAACACTTATGCAAAAAGTAAAGGAGCATCAATCAATGATTTAATCCTGACTGCTGTTTACAGAGCTATGTTTGAAATAGCAAAACCGCCTTATGGCATACCAATGGATGTCCCTATTACCATTGACCTTAGAAAGTATCTTCCTGATAATAAGGCCGAGGCTATAAGAAATTTTTCAAGTGGGGTAACTTTGAAAATAGATAGGAGACCTAATGAATCATTTGAGAGCACTTTGTCTAGAGTAATGATTCAAACTAAAGATATTAAAAACAGGCACCCTAGTTATATGACAGTAAAATGCTTAGAAATAATTGAAAAGATAGATTTTGACCCAATCAGTTCTGCTTTTAAGGCATTATCTCAAATTATAAATTTAGCGACAAAAAATCCTTATGTTAATTTCAACAGATGTGCCATTACACTTTCAAATGTTGGTTTTATATCAAGAGAATTACTTAAATTTGGTCAGAATACAGTAACTGATGCTTATATTTTACCACCTACAGTCCGAGCACCTGGAATTTTGCTTGTTGCTAGCACCTATAACGGAATAATTTCATTAGCGGTAGGATATTATAAGCCCTCAGTTAAGAAATCTGATATGGATGGTCTTCTTAATAAAATTAGAGATGAACTGATAGAAGGATGTTCACCAATACAATAA
- a CDS encoding phosphopantetheine-binding protein, with the protein MTVKEKINLLEELLLVEKDTLKETTELNSIGEWDSMAVISVIAMFDSVFGKDVKTEEIKKFKTVKDIIDRME; encoded by the coding sequence ATGACAGTTAAAGAGAAGATTAATTTATTAGAGGAATTGCTACTTGTTGAAAAAGATACCTTAAAGGAAACTACAGAATTAAATAGTATAGGTGAATGGGATTCTATGGCGGTTATATCTGTTATTGCTATGTTTGACAGTGTTTTTGGTAAGGATGTTAAAACTGAAGAAATTAAAAAGTTCAAAACCGTAAAGGATATAATTGATAGAATGGAATGA
- a CDS encoding 3-oxoacyl-ACP synthase III family protein, with product MADGIIRNVEIKGIACAVPEKIIRNETYASVFGEDKVKKFINMTGIKTRHVAADEQCTSDLCYVAAKNLMERLGWDPSSIDALILITQTPDYAVPATACVLQYRLGLSEDCIAFDINLGCSAYVYGIWQAATMISTQNINRVLLLVGDTSNYGINPKDSGTAMIFGDGGTATALERSEGKEIKYFLKTKGSGYKCIMVPAGHARSRSKTNMKSSDYELAMNGSDIFNFTITDVQKGLSDFMTQYSIDKNNVDMFVFHQANLFIIKHLSNKLGIPLGKVPISIDRYGNTSGESIPLTLVDALGEDTSEDSIKLVMCGFGVGLSYGGIYLEMKKSICLPMIYTNYYFNGDDEN from the coding sequence TTGGCTGACGGGATAATAAGAAATGTTGAAATTAAAGGTATAGCATGTGCAGTGCCTGAGAAAATTATAAGGAATGAAACGTATGCTTCCGTATTTGGAGAGGATAAAGTAAAAAAATTTATAAATATGACAGGTATAAAAACAAGACACGTAGCAGCTGATGAGCAGTGTACCTCAGATTTATGTTATGTTGCAGCTAAAAATCTTATGGAAAGGTTGGGTTGGGATCCTTCATCAATTGATGCTTTGATTCTGATTACCCAAACTCCTGATTATGCTGTACCTGCAACTGCATGTGTTCTTCAATACAGACTTGGACTAAGTGAAGATTGTATTGCTTTTGATATAAATCTTGGATGCTCTGCGTATGTATATGGAATATGGCAGGCAGCGACCATGATTTCAACTCAGAATATTAATAGGGTTCTTCTGCTTGTTGGTGATACCAGTAATTATGGAATAAATCCTAAGGACAGCGGAACTGCAATGATTTTTGGTGATGGTGGAACTGCAACGGCTCTGGAAAGGTCGGAGGGAAAGGAGATTAAATATTTCTTAAAGACAAAGGGCAGCGGTTATAAATGCATAATGGTTCCAGCTGGTCATGCAAGAAGCAGAAGTAAAACAAACATGAAATCATCAGATTACGAATTGGCTATGAATGGTTCTGACATTTTTAACTTTACAATAACTGATGTACAAAAGGGTTTATCTGATTTTATGACGCAATACTCTATAGATAAAAATAATGTGGATATGTTTGTATTCCATCAAGCAAATTTATTTATTATTAAGCATTTATCTAATAAGCTGGGTATTCCTCTGGGAAAGGTGCCTATCTCTATTGACAGATATGGAAACACAAGTGGTGAGTCCATTCCGCTGACCCTTGTTGATGCTTTGGGAGAAGATACATCTGAGGATAGTATAAAGCTTGTAATGTGTGGCTTTGGTGTAGGATTATCCTATGGAGGAATATATTTGGAGATGAAAAAGTCTATATGTCTTCCAATGATTTATACTAATTATTATTTTAATGGGGATGATGAAAATTGA
- a CDS encoding class I adenylate-forming enzyme family protein, protein MFWTIPNTEARIIDKDTGADSQEGQLGELIIRSPNCMLGYYKKEYETSQALDKDGWLHTGDLASKTTDGFIKIDGRIKDIIIRGGENISPTEIEVAMCEVDGVFDAKVVGVYDEVMGEKIAAAIISNSNVEDLCQQIETTLENKISRNKMPEYYFKVDSYPVNSNGKVVKNELKKIVHRLIAENKFKERESCLHNSKRKYRLYQ, encoded by the coding sequence ATGTTCTGGACAATACCAAATACCGAAGCTAGAATAATTGATAAGGATACTGGTGCTGACAGTCAGGAAGGGCAATTGGGAGAACTAATTATCCGTAGTCCCAATTGTATGCTTGGATATTACAAGAAGGAGTATGAAACAAGTCAAGCTTTAGATAAAGATGGCTGGTTACATACTGGTGATTTAGCAAGTAAAACTACTGATGGCTTCATTAAAATTGATGGAAGAATAAAAGATATTATTATAAGGGGTGGCGAAAACATCTCACCTACTGAAATCGAAGTAGCTATGTGTGAAGTAGATGGTGTCTTTGATGCAAAAGTTGTAGGAGTATATGATGAGGTTATGGGTGAAAAAATTGCTGCTGCTATAATAAGCAACTCCAATGTGGAAGATTTATGTCAACAAATAGAAACAACCCTAGAAAACAAAATCTCTAGAAATAAGATGCCCGAATACTACTTTAAAGTCGATTCTTATCCAGTTAATTCAAATGGTAAAGTGGTTAAAAATGAATTAAAAAAAATAGTACATAGATTAATAGCTGAAAATAAATTCAAAGAGCGAGAAAGCTGTTTGCATAATAGCAAGAGAAAATACAGGTTATATCAATAA
- a CDS encoding transketolase family protein has translation MPEIKKIATRESYGKALAELGAKYDNLVVLDADLAGATKTDTFMKVFPERHIDCGIAEANMTGIGAGLAAAGKVPFISTFAMFAAGRSFEQVRNSIGYPHLNVKIGATHAGISVGEDGASHQCNEDIALMRVIPGMTVINPSDDIEAKAAVEAAYHHEGPVYLRFGRLAVPVINDNPDYKFELGKGIVLREGKDLTIIATGLEVYESLVAAEKLAAEGIEARVINIHTIKPLDEELIIKAAKETGKIVTVEEHSVIGGLGSAVCDCLAANVPTKVLKIGINDVFGESGPAKELLAKYGLDAEGIYKKIKDFLA, from the coding sequence ATGCCAGAAATAAAGAAGATTGCTACAAGAGAAAGTTATGGAAAAGCATTGGCTGAATTAGGAGCCAAATATGATAATTTAGTGGTTTTAGATGCTGACCTTGCTGGTGCAACTAAAACAGATACATTTATGAAGGTATTCCCTGAACGTCATATAGATTGCGGTATTGCAGAAGCAAACATGACAGGAATTGGAGCTGGATTAGCTGCAGCGGGCAAGGTTCCATTTATTAGTACCTTTGCAATGTTTGCAGCAGGGCGTTCCTTTGAACAGGTACGTAATTCCATTGGTTATCCGCATTTAAATGTTAAAATAGGTGCTACTCATGCAGGTATTTCAGTTGGAGAAGATGGTGCTTCTCATCAGTGTAATGAAGATATTGCATTAATGAGGGTAATACCTGGAATGACTGTTATTAATCCATCTGATGATATAGAGGCAAAGGCAGCAGTTGAGGCTGCTTATCATCACGAAGGACCTGTTTATCTGAGATTTGGAAGATTAGCAGTTCCTGTAATTAATGATAATCCTGATTATAAGTTTGAACTTGGAAAAGGTATTGTATTAAGAGAAGGAAAAGACTTGACTATAATTGCAACAGGTCTTGAGGTTTATGAAAGCTTAGTTGCAGCTGAAAAATTAGCAGCTGAGGGAATAGAGGCAAGAGTGATTAACATTCATACAATTAAGCCATTAGATGAAGAATTAATAATTAAGGCAGCAAAAGAAACAGGCAAAATTGTAACAGTAGAAGAGCACTCTGTTATAGGTGGATTGGGCAGTGCTGTATGCGATTGCTTGGCTGCCAATGTACCTACAAAGGTATTGAAAATTGGTATAAATGACGTATTTGGCGAGTCAGGTCCTGCTAAAGAACTACTTGCAAAATATGGTCTTGATGCAGAAGGAATCTATAAGAAGATAAAGGACTTCTTAGCATAA
- a CDS encoding DMT family transporter yields the protein MTKQLKADLFLIFITAVWGSTFTLMKNILDDIPTFAFLALRFSTAAIILLIIFHKKLKELSKASILKGFVIGLMLFGSLALQVIGLNYTTAPNSAFITSLSVVMVPIVSSILLKKKPSRSSVIGVAFALIGLFFVSGGLNFRVNIGEVLTLFCAVCVTMQIIFIDKFTNNEDPVLLGVLQVVFSAILSIGSWIYIDFKPFTINLNIVITIFVTGVLGTALAYTGQTVVQKFTSPTRAALIFTLEPVFGFIFFILIPNSQSIAEKISLHTLIGCVLILLGTLISELKLDKVFKKN from the coding sequence GTGACAAAACAATTAAAAGCAGATTTATTTTTGATATTTATTACAGCTGTTTGGGGTTCAACATTCACCTTAATGAAAAATATCTTAGACGATATACCTACATTTGCATTCCTTGCTTTGAGGTTTTCTACTGCTGCAATTATATTATTAATTATATTTCATAAGAAGCTAAAAGAATTAAGTAAAGCATCAATATTAAAGGGGTTTGTTATCGGGCTGATGCTATTTGGCTCTTTAGCTTTACAGGTGATAGGGCTAAATTATACTACTGCACCTAACTCTGCATTTATCACAAGTCTTAGTGTAGTTATGGTTCCTATAGTTTCGTCTATACTCTTAAAAAAGAAACCTTCTAGGAGTTCTGTTATAGGGGTAGCCTTTGCTCTTATAGGCTTATTTTTTGTTTCAGGCGGTTTAAATTTCAGGGTGAATATAGGTGAGGTATTAACTCTTTTTTGTGCCGTATGTGTTACAATGCAAATTATATTTATTGATAAATTCACAAATAATGAAGATCCAGTTCTGTTGGGAGTATTACAAGTTGTTTTTTCAGCAATACTAAGTATAGGTTCATGGATTTATATAGACTTTAAGCCATTCACAATAAACCTTAATATTGTTATTACAATTTTTGTAACAGGTGTACTAGGTACAGCACTAGCTTATACCGGACAAACTGTAGTACAAAAATTCACATCACCTACTAGAGCTGCATTGATTTTTACCCTTGAGCCTGTTTTTGGATTTATATTTTTCATTTTAATACCTAATTCTCAAAGCATAGCAGAAAAAATATCGCTGCATACACTTATAGGCTGCGTACTTATTTTACTCGGTACTTTAATATCAGAATTAAAACTTGATAAAGTATTCAAAAAGAATTGA
- a CDS encoding SDR family NAD(P)-dependent oxidoreductase has product MINPMELSGKNILVTGASSGIGRGISIYLSKLGANIIMVARNEEKLKETYNELEPGNHSYYIIDLNNLKDIEGMFDNIFSGDKKLNGIVHSAGISRTVPIQYLKLEDLMNIMTINFYAFMELVKHFTKRKYNDNGGSIVAISSISSRVGARGLSAYCASKGAVDSAIRAMAVELAPRNIRINSIAPSMIKTQIYDGLVEIVNNNNFEADLKKRQIMGLGSTYDVAGAAAFLLSDAAKFITGTSMVVDGGYLAH; this is encoded by the coding sequence TTGATAAACCCTATGGAATTAAGCGGTAAGAATATATTGGTTACTGGAGCTTCATCAGGTATAGGAAGGGGTATTTCTATATATTTAAGCAAACTTGGAGCTAACATTATTATGGTTGCCAGAAATGAAGAAAAGCTTAAAGAGACTTATAATGAGTTGGAGCCTGGTAATCATTCCTATTATATAATTGATTTAAACAATTTAAAAGACATTGAAGGAATGTTTGATAACATATTCAGCGGAGATAAAAAGCTTAATGGAATTGTTCATTCAGCAGGAATATCCCGCACAGTTCCTATACAGTACTTAAAGCTTGAAGATTTAATGAATATCATGACAATTAATTTTTATGCCTTTATGGAGCTTGTAAAGCATTTTACAAAGCGAAAGTATAACGATAATGGAGGCAGCATAGTGGCAATATCCTCTATTTCCAGCAGAGTTGGGGCTAGAGGTCTATCTGCATATTGTGCAAGCAAGGGAGCAGTTGATAGTGCAATAAGAGCAATGGCAGTTGAACTGGCGCCAAGAAATATAAGAATAAACTCTATTGCACCTAGTATGATTAAAACTCAAATATATGACGGCTTAGTTGAAATTGTCAACAATAATAATTTTGAAGCAGACTTAAAGAAAAGACAGATTATGGGCTTGGGCAGCACTTATGATGTTGCTGGAGCAGCGGCTTTTTTGCTCAGCGATGCAGCAAAATTCATTACAGGTACGTCTATGGTGGTTGATGGTGGATACTTAGCGCATTAG